One window from the genome of Saccharomyces mikatae IFO 1815 strain IFO1815 genome assembly, chromosome: 4 encodes:
- the AFR1 gene encoding Afr1p (similar to Saccharomyces cerevisiae AFR1 (YDR085C) and YER158C; ancestral locus Anc_8.217) has translation MQGSYLSGQEDQLIPERLIPRSNSTSNLFALSSRFSKLNVRSDTDHNYLGPNKKRHIYDGEMNHKSIFRPSNFPVRSSSMTAAQQRRKTALFTVRERNSYHEGLNVNYNFESQCQNPQNTVRVYKKLTPYQIQRSKMKTSFQFPNGEMYKPKADGKGTHGLKKTSMNSRNSFSFNFGEKEDINASKDPSAFYNPVPISPISNTDSTNVVNSLEVNCSLSPTTKSFVSTTSPTSTVNTLTSLTESRTDDDDNYENRTVTISYCFQNMVNKNHSDHTEKLGQLSEEKIKPLKKSSKPDRKKGPHLSNDKNESKKLSSRLNLGFVLKKLWSSSGNLNTKNSKKYMKRRKIPVDDIVTHSDNNSDMENDFVLMNANLDGIEIDDDETLMDTDSIFDDLLSREDNKYDSRRKHLEIRQKLHETLPNRYDETSCRDNEKATVHDALIDETIIEDFSKLGEYIIDTRNQPPPRSSKRPSLDDNESARHFYNLSTELRQSSSSPMSLPNYVGTDMVNRLKNDWDYIRFYDWSNLPPNVSFSNVGTASKPAKKSVRFAQEVCLASTWSSTTYERANPEFIMNRHRLLWMMKVNPSMNSTMNEIKLELNSYKEHEMFVHENSKCFTHYLT, from the coding sequence ATGCAAGGATCGTATCTATCTGGGCAAGAGGACCAACTCATACCGGAGCGATTGATACCTAGGTCAAATTCAACTTCGAATTTATTTGCATTATCTAGTAGATTCTCTAAGCTCAATGTTAGAAGTGATACTGATCATAATTATTTGGGTccaaataaaaagagaCACATATATGACGGTGAAATGAACCATAAATCTATTTTTAGGCCCAGTAATTTTCCTGTGAGGTCCTCTTCAATGACAGCCGCCCAGCAGAGAAGGAAAACTGCGCTGTTTACAGTTAGAGAAAGAAACTCATATCATGAGGGACTTAATGTTAattataattttgaaagtcaGTGCCAGAATCCGCAGAATACCGTGAGAgtatacaaaaaattaacaCCTTATCAAATCCAACGTTctaaaatgaaaacgagTTTCCAATTTCCCAATGGCGAAATGTACAAACCAAAGGCTGATGGAAAAGGCACTCatggtttgaaaaagacaaGCATGAATTCAAGAaactctttttcatttaatttTGGTGAGAAGGAAGATATAAATGCATCAAAAGACCCCTCTGCTTTTTACAACCCAGTGCCTATTTCACCAATTTCTAACACAGATAGCACTAACGTTGTTAATAGCTTAGAGGTGAACTGTTCGCTTTCCCCAACAACAAAGAGTTTTGTTTCGACAACTTCTCCAACATCTACTGTTAACACCCTGACCAGCTTGACAGAAAGTCGCAcggatgatgatgacaatTATGAAAATAGAACAGTCACTATCTCATATTGTTTCCAAAATATGGTAAACAAAAACCATAGTGACCATACAGAAAAGTTGGGTCAATTGAGTGAGGAAAAGATAAAGCCACTTAAAAAATCAAGCAAACCtgacagaaaaaaagggcCCCATTTGAGCAATgacaaaaatgaaagtaaaaagttGTCGTCGAGATTAAATTTGggttttgttttgaaaaaactctGGTCTAGTTCTGGAAATttaaatacaaaaaatagcaaaaaatatatgaaaagaagaaagattcCTGTGGATGACATTGTTACCCATTCTGACAATAATTCCGACATGGAGAATGATTTTGTATTGATGAATGCAAACCTGGATGGCATCGAaattgatgacgatgaaaCTCTGATGGATACAGATTCaatatttgatgatttaTTATCCAGGGAAGATAATAAATATGATTCCAGGCGGAAACATTTAGAAATACGACAGAAACTCCATGAGACCCTGCCAAACCGCTATGACGAGACCTCCTGTCGAGATAACGAAAAAGCAACTGTCCACGATGCATTGATCGACGAGACCATAATTGAAGACTTTTCAAAGCTCGGTGAATATATAATTGACACAAGAAACCAACCACCACCGAGGTCTTCCAAGAGGCCTTCTTTGGACGACAATGAATCTGCGCGACATTTTTACAACTTATCGACCGAGTTGCGACAGTCTTCGTCCAGCCCGATGAGCTTACCGAATTATGTTGGGACCGACATGGTAAATAGACTCAAAAACGATTGGGATTATATTAGATTCTACGATTGGAGTAATTTACCGCCAAATGTCTCTTTCAGCAATGTCGGAACAGCTTCAAAACCAGCTAAAAAGAGTGTCCGGTTCGCACAAGAAGTTTGTTTGGCAAGCACTTGGTCATCGACTACATATGAGAGGGCCAATCCAGAATTTATTATGAACCGCCATAGATTACTGTGGATGATGAAAGTAAACCCAAGTATGAATAGCACCATGAATGAGATTAAACTTGAACTAAATTCTTACAAAGAACATGAGATGTTTGTTCATGAAAACAGCAAATGCTTCACACATTATCTAACTTGA
- the SSS1 gene encoding translocon subunit SSS1 (similar to Saccharomyces cerevisiae SSS1 (YDR086C); ancestral locus Anc_8.220) has protein sequence MARVSEKGEEKKQSNNQVEKLVEAPVEFVREGTQFLAKCKKPDLKEYTKIVRAVGIGFVAVGIIGYAIKLIHIPIRYVIV, from the coding sequence ATGGCTAGAGTCAGTGAAAAGGGCgaagagaagaaacaaagCAACAACCAAGTTGAAAAACTGGTCGAAGCACCTGTGGAATTTGTCAGAGAAGGTACTCAATTCTTGGCCAAATGTAAGAAGCCTGACTTAAAGGAATACACCAAGATCGTTAGAGCTGTCGGTATCGGTTTTGTTGCAGTTGGTATCATAGGATATGCGATTAAGTTAATCCATATTCCAATTAGATACGTTATTGTTTAG
- the RRP1 gene encoding Rrp1p (similar to Saccharomyces cerevisiae RRP1 (YDR087C); ancestral locus Anc_8.221), whose amino-acid sequence METSKFVKQLSSNNRNTRENALEALKKYLTAKQFKENKQLQFNKLWKGLYYAMWFSDRPRPQQRLANELGELHELYFDPKDNNNTGNLTINDKAFIKFSRGFWKVMCFEWFNIDRYRLDKYLLLIRRVLFNQLKYLQSRNWDERLVDEYITKVLRWLPLSGSPKVYTGIPIHIVDILLDEWERLLKEGPEDEDDEDEEKKEEELRKVAESAKKTPLADVITIFQDIVADYNNSKVLREKIKEDLFSDTRLVSWGVIQGKTPENDSSDESEDEEAEEWEGF is encoded by the coding sequence ATGGAGacttcaaaatttgttaAACAATTATCCTCGAACAATAGAAATACAAGAGAAAATGCACTTGAGGCGTTAAAGAAATATCTAACCGCTAAacaatttaaagaaaacaaacaGTTGCAATTCAATAAACTTTGGAAAGGTCTCTACTATGCCATGTGGTTTAGTGATCGTCCCAGACCGCAACAACGTTTAGCAAACGAATTAGGTGAATTGCATGAACTATATTTTGACCCTAAGgataataacaatacaGGAAACTTGACCATAAACGATAAGGCATTTATCAAGTTCAGTAGAGGGTTCTGGAAGGTAATGTGTTTCGAGTGGTTTAACATCGATAGATATAGATTGGATAAGTATTTGCTGTTGATAAGAAGGGTATTATTCAACCAGTTAAAATATTTGCAGTCCAGAAACTGGGATGAAAGATTAGTCGACGAATATATTACCAAGGTATTAAGGTGGTTACCTCTCAGTGGGAGCCCAAAGGTTTACACAGGGATTCCAATTCATATTGTCGATATTCTATTGGACGAATGGGAGAGATTGTTGAAAGAGGGACCCGAAGACGAGGACGATGAGgacgaagaaaagaaagaggaagagcTACGTAAGGTTGCAGAAAgtgcaaaaaaaacaccACTGGCCGATGTTATTACTATTTTCCAAGATATTGTGGCAGATTATAACAATAGCAAGGTgttaagagaaaaaatcaaagaagacCTATTCAGTGACACTAGACTTGTTTCATGGGGTGTTATCCAAGGCAAAACACCCGAGAATGACTCTAGCGACGAATCCGAAGACGAAGAAGCTGAAGAATGGGAAGGGTTCTAA